One Pseudorasbora parva isolate DD20220531a chromosome 4, ASM2467924v1, whole genome shotgun sequence genomic region harbors:
- the LOC137073899 gene encoding uncharacterized protein produces the protein TETTTPATTTESTTETTTSVTTAESTTETTTPVTTTESTTETTTTATTAESTIETTTPATTTESTTETSTTATIIESTTETTTPVTTTESTTETTTPATTAESTTETTTPATTTESTTENTTSVTTTESTTETTTPVTTTENTTETTTTATTAESTIETTTPATTTESTTETSTLATTTESTTETTTPVTTTESTTETTTPVTTAESTTETTTPATSAESTTETTTPATTTESTTETTTPVTTTESTTETTTPVTTAESTTETTTPATTAESTTETTTPATTTESTTETTTTATTTESTTETTTPATTTESTTETTSSVTTTESTTETTTPATTTESTTETTTPATTTESTTETTTPATTTESTTEITTPATTAESTTETTTPATTTESTTETSTIATTTESTTETTTTATTTESTTETTTPVTTTESTTETTTPATTTESTTETTTPATTTESTTETTTPAT, from the coding sequence actgaaacaactacaccagccacaacaacagagagcacaactgaaacaactacatcagtcacaacagctgagagcacaactgaaacaactacaccagtcacaacaactgagagcacaactgaaacaactacaacagccacaacagctgagagcacaattgaaacaactacaccagccacaacaaccgagagcacaactgaaacgtctacaacagccacaataatcgaaagcacaactgaaacaactacaccagtcacaacaactgagagcacaactgaaacaactacaccagccacaacagctgagagcacaactgaaacaactacaccagccacaacaactgagagcacaactgaaaacACTAcatcagtcacaacaactgagagcacaactgaaacaactacaccagtcacaacaactgagaatacaactgaaacaactacaacagccacaacagctgagagcacaattgaaacaactacaccagccacaacaaccgagagcacaactgaaacatctACATtagccacaacaaccgaaagcacaactgaaacaactacaccagtcacaacaactgagagcacaactgaaacaactacaccagtcacaacagctgagagcacaactgaaacaactacaccagccacatcagctgagagcacaactgaaacaactacaccagccacaacaaccgaaagcacaactgaaacaacaacaccagtcacaacaactgagagcacaactgaaacaactacaccagtcacaacagctgagagcacaactgaaacaactacaccagccacaacagctgagagcacaactgaaacaactacaccagccacaacaactgagagcacaactgaaacaactacaacagccacaacaaccgaaagcacaactgaaacaactacgccagccacaacaaccgaaagcacaactgaaacaacttcatcagtcacaacaactgagagcacaactgaaacaactacaccagccacaacaactgagagcacaactgaaacaactacaccagccacaacaaccgagagcacaactgaaacaactacgccagccacaacaactgagagcacaactgaaataactacaccagccacaacagctgagagcacaactgaaacaactacaccagccacaacaaccgagagcacaactgaaacatctacaatagccacaacaaccgaaagcacaactgaaacaactacaacagccacaacaaccgaaagcacaactgaaacaactacaccagtcacaacaactgagagcacaactgaaacaactacaccagccacaacaactgagagcacaactgaaacaactacaccagccacaacaaccgagagcacaactgaaacaactacgccagccaca
- the LOC137073769 gene encoding uncharacterized protein, with protein TPATTAESTTETTTPATTTESTTETTTSVTTTESTTETTTPVTTTESTTETTTTATTAESTIETTTPATTTESTTETSTTATTTESTTETTTPVQTTESTTETTTPVTTTESTTETTTPATTTESTTETTTPATTTESTTETTTTAESTTETTIPVTTTESTTETTTPATTTESTTETTTPATTTESTTETTTPVTTTESTTVTTTPVTKTESTTETTTETTTPATTTESTTETTTPATTAESTTETTTPATTTESTTETTTSVTTTESTTESTTQASTTESTSETITIATTAESTTETPSTATTAESTTETTTTATTAESTNETTTPATTTESTTETSTTATTTESTTETTTPFTTTESTTETTTTPTTAESTTETTIADTTTESTTETTTTATTAESTTETTTPATTTESTTETT; from the exons acaccagccacaacagctgagagcacaactgaaacaactacaccagccacaacaactgagagcacaactgaaacaactacatcagtcacaacaactgagagcacaactgaaacaactacaccagtcacaacaactgagagtacaactgaaacaactacaacagccacaacagctgagagcacaattgaaacaactacaccagccacaacaaccgagagcacaactgaaacatctacaacagccacaacaaccgaaagcacaactgaaacaactacaccagtccaaacaactgagagcacaactgaaacaactacaccagtcacaacaactgagagcacaactgaaacaactacaccagccacaacaaccgagagcacaactgaaacaactacaccagccacaacaactgagagcacaactgaaacaactacaacagctgagagcacaactgaaacaactataccagtcacaacaactgagagcacaactgaaacaactacaccagccacaacaaccgagagcacaactgaaacaactacaccagccacaacaactgagagcacaactgaaacaactacaccagtcacaacaactgagagcacaactgtaacaactacaccagtcacaaaaactgagagcacaactgaaacaact actgaaacaactacaccagccacaacaaccgagagcacaactgaaacaactacaccagccacaacagccgagagcacaactgaaacaactacaccagccacaacaacagagagcacaactgaaacaactacatcagtcacaacaactgagagcacaactgaatcAACTACACAAGCCTCAACAACTGAAAGCACATCTGAAACAATTACAAtagccacaacagctgagagcacaactgaaacaccttcaacagccacaacagctgagagcacaactgaaacaactacaacagccacaacagctgagagcacaaatgaaacaactacaccagccacaacaactgagagcacaactgaaacatctacaacagccacaacaactgagagcacaactgaaacaactacaccattcacaacaactgagagcacaactgaaacaactacaacacCCACAACAGcagagagcacaactgaaacaactataGCAgacacaacaactgagagcacaactgaaacaactacaacagccacaacagctgagagcacaactgaaacaactacaccagccacaacaactgagagcacaactgaaacaact